GCATGGTAGAGCGCGGGCAAAACCGCCTTATCTTCAATCGCTCCCAGATACGCTGTCGCCAACCGTCGGATGGACGATTTGGGATCCGATAGGGCTTGGTTGAGTACAGGGAGATCCTCCAAGGTTGGATTCATCTGTTCTAAGGCCGCATATCGCTTCTTCCAATCCGATTCTTTCATCATCGCAAGGGTAACTTTTCGCCCACGGCTCTTCTCCTGTGGTGTCTCCCCCGCTTGCAGGTTAAGCGCCAACTCTGTCAATCCGGCCAAGCGCTCATCATCATAAGCAGCACTCACCTCTTGCACGACTTCTTCCCCGACCTCATCCCAATCACCGTAGCGGACACCGCGCTCTTCCCACCGCCTCTCCATTACCATATTTTCCGCTGCGGATTGCGCCTTCATCACCGCTTCAGCAAAACGGGGCGGTAATGCAAACCGGCGCTCTTCTTCCTCATTTGTCAATTTCACCTGAATCGGCAGACTGCGGAAGGTTTGCACATACACTTTTATCTCACCAAACGCTTCTTTTGTCGATCCATCATAGGTCGCATTTTCGGAGGAAACGGTTTCTTCTCCAAACACTTCTCGTACCCGCGGCAAAATTTCCTTCCAGTCGATGCGTCCATTTCGTTCCACCGCTAGAAAATCTGCCACTCGGAAAACACTCTTCACCCCGTCAATCTCCAACACCGCTTGAATAACCGTCGGAGCTTGCTCCCGATTATCCTGGGTATAAGTGATTGCTTGTGCCACTGTTTCATCCACATTGATCTTCATCGAATTGGGACTGGGTGTCGGTTCAATCGAAATAATGTTCATCATGATCCCCTTTCCATCTCATCTCTTTTTCGATCGTTCTTCGCTGGTTAGAATTTTACCACAGAAAAAGGGAGTAAACGTATAAACTCGAGATGGTGAGGGAGGGATTTTAACTCATTTGCGCCAGAAGTCTCCCGCTTCTACATGAATGACGCGTCAGACGGGGGATGGCTTTTGCCATCTTATAATTTTTACAAAAATTCCCTAAAATCATTGGGAGAGGTTCATTTAGGCCTTTGTCTTTATCTTTGATATACTTCCAGGATAGGATGTGCGTAACTCAGCGAAAAGGGAGGAGATTTTGATGACCACTGACAAACAGATTGAAGCGATTTTAGAAGAACACGGATTGTCGGAAATGAAGGAGGAGGTGTTGTCCACGTTGATTCCCTGTGTCAAACTGATCCCGGAAACGGAGACGGCTCCAGAATTAGGGTGGTCCCGCTTTGGCGGAATGCCGGATGGCCCTGTCGGGATGGATTACCCGCACCATTTGGGCAAACCCCTCCCTTTTATCGCCCAGTTTCGATTGGATGAGTGGGCCGGATTGGTACCGGATATGCCGCTTCCTCCTATGGGCATGCTGTATTTCTTTTGTGATACGGAAGCGTTATGGGGAGAAAAAAACCCCGGCAACTGGCGTGTCATTTATCACCCGACAGCAAATGATCTGACACCGGCACCTTTTCCGGAAGAGCTGCCACGGGAGGCACGCTACCCCGAATACCGGATGACCCCTATCGCCGATCGACAACTTCCCGATGTAGAACCGGTGGAAGGGATGGAAGAGGTCTATTTCGACCTGATGGACCGATTATACGATTTGGAAAAACAAGAAGGGGGAGACCACCAATCGCTAGGACACCCGCTGGAGTTAGAGGAGGATGTTTTTGCAACCTGCCGGCGAGAGTCGGGAATTGAGGAAAAAGAATGGGTGCTACTACTACAAGTGGATTCCGATGGGGAGGAACTGGAGATGGTGTGGGGAAATCACGGCATCCTCTACTTTTGCGCCCCGCAAGTCGATGTGTTGGCAGGCCGTTTTGATCGGACATGGGTCGTCCTGCAACAAGATTAACACTCCCCATGGGCTTCTTTCTAAGTATGCCCACAGGGGAACACCGAACGACAATCGCTTCATTCCCATCGATAATCGAGGTTTTTCACACCATCAAACTAATAGTGAAGCTCTCCCTTAACTGAGCCATTTTGTCCACCTTGGCGGAAGTAAAGGAAAACATGAACCGGTTGTATTCCCAACCCTTGCAGTGACACCAAAAAGGGACGCTGTTTGGTAGCCCGTACCACCTGTTGGCGCAAGATGTGGGATTTTTTATCCCATATCTCCACCACCAATACAGCCGGTTGACCATCAGGATCGACGGTTCCAAGAATACGATCGTTCTTTCCGTCAAGAACAAACGGTTCTCCTTGATTTAACGCTTCGCTCTCTCCCTCCACATGCCACACATTGGCCGCAAATGACCAACATCGTTCCTGTTTTGGGCACGGACCCTCTATCGTTACATAAGCGGCAGCGGCAGTGGAAAGGGGCAGAATCATCATCCCTAAAACCGCTAATATCACCCATACTCTAAACATTTTCGCGTAAACCTCCTTCCTGAATAAATCAATATCGATTGAGGCTGCTGACAAACCATGATAACGGAAATCGGGACCCAGGGCCCACTTTATCATCAATCTGAGATTCATCGTTTTTTGTCTTAGAATCTCAGAAAAAGAGAACAAGTATGCGAACCAAAAAGAACCCCCGGAACAAATCCGAGGGGTTCGCAAATCAATTATGCACCTAGTTGTTTGCGCAGATACGCTTCAATAAAGGAATCGAGCTCGCCGTCCACCACTGCCTGCACATTACCTACTTCCACATTGGTGCGGTGATCTTTTACCATGCTATAAGGGTGAAAAACATAGGAGCGGATCTGATTACCCCATCCGATCTCCGTCTGTTCCCCTTTTAACTCGTTCAAATGCTTCTGTTTTTCCTCCAGCTGCTTTTCCAATAGGCGCGCCTTTAGGATCTTCATGGCCCGATCCCGGTTTTTGATCTGGGATCGCTCCGACTGACACGTCACCACCACATTGGTAGGCAAGTGTGTGATCCGCACCGCTGAATCCGTGGTGTTCACATGCTGCCCACCAGCACCGCTGGAGCGGTAGGTGTCGATTTTAAGATCTTCCGTCTTAATTTCCACATCGACATCGTTATCAATCTCCGGCAAAACATTGGCAGAGACAAAGGAGGTGTGACGGCGGCCGGAAGCATCAAAGGGAGAAATGCGTACCAGACGGTGCACGCCTTTTTCCGCCTTGAGATAACCGTAGGCGTTATGCCCTTTGATCAGCAGGGTGACACTTTTGACACCCGCTTCATCCCCTGGGAGATAATCAAGGGTTTCCACTTTAAAGCCGCGCCGTTCCGCCCAACGGGTATACATACGCAGCAAAATTTCCGCCCAATCCTGGGATTCCGTTCCGCCGGCACCGGGGTGCAACTCCAGGATGGCGTTATTTTTGTCATAGGGCTCGCTTAAAAGGAGATTTAATTCAAATTGATCCAGCTTTTTCTTTAGTTCCTTTACTCCCTCGGTCGCTTCGGGGAGCATGGATTCATCATTCTCCTCGGCGATCAGCTCCGCCATCACCTGAAGCTCTTCCAAGGCTTCATTCAACTCCGCGATTCCCTGAACCAATCCTTTCAGTTGGTTATTCTCATCGATCACCTTCTGAGCCTGGTTCTGGTCGTTCCAGAAATCGGGGGCGCTCATCTGCTGTTCTAATTCAGCAATGCGGGACTCTTTGGTGGCGAGGTCAAAGAGACCCCCTGATATCCGCCAATCGCTTGGCTGTATTGGTTAACTCTTGTCGAATCTCTGCTAAGATCATCGTCTCAATCGCTCCTTTGTCAAAATCATCTTATTCAGGATAACACAAAGGTC
This sequence is a window from Desmospora activa DSM 45169. Protein-coding genes within it:
- a CDS encoding conserved virulence factor C family protein translates to MNIISIEPTPSPNSMKINVDETVAQAITYTQDNREQAPTVIQAVLEIDGVKSVFRVADFLAVERNGRIDWKEILPRVREVFGEETVSSENATYDGSTKEAFGEIKVYVQTFRSLPIQVKLTNEEEERRFALPPRFAEAVMKAQSAAENMVMERRWEERGVRYGDWDEVGEEVVQEVSAAYDDERLAGLTELALNLQAGETPQEKSRGRKVTLAMMKESDWKKRYAALEQMNPTLEDLPVLNQALSDPKSSIRRLATAYLGAIEDKAVLPALYHALKDASVTVRRTAGDCLSDLGDPAAIPQMIEALTDKSKLVRWRAAMFLYETGDESAVPALRAAAEDPEFEVAMQAKMALERIERGEEAGGSVWRQMTNRHEHDSTK
- a CDS encoding YwqG family protein, whose product is MTTDKQIEAILEEHGLSEMKEEVLSTLIPCVKLIPETETAPELGWSRFGGMPDGPVGMDYPHHLGKPLPFIAQFRLDEWAGLVPDMPLPPMGMLYFFCDTEALWGEKNPGNWRVIYHPTANDLTPAPFPEELPREARYPEYRMTPIADRQLPDVEPVEGMEEVYFDLMDRLYDLEKQEGGDHQSLGHPLELEEDVFATCRRESGIEEKEWVLLLQVDSDGEELEMVWGNHGILYFCAPQVDVLAGRFDRTWVVLQQD
- the prfB gene encoding peptide chain release factor 2 (programmed frameshift) — its product is MILAEIRQELTNTAKRLADIRGSLDLATKESRIAELEQQMSAPDFWNDQNQAQKVIDENNQLKGLVQGIAELNEALEELQVMAELIAEENDESMLPEATEGVKELKKKLDQFELNLLLSEPYDKNNAILELHPGAGGTESQDWAEILLRMYTRWAERRGFKVETLDYLPGDEAGVKSVTLLIKGHNAYGYLKAEKGVHRLVRISPFDASGRRHTSFVSANVLPEIDNDVDVEIKTEDLKIDTYRSSGAGGQHVNTTDSAVRITHLPTNVVVTCQSERSQIKNRDRAMKILKARLLEKQLEEKQKHLNELKGEQTEIGWGNQIRSYVFHPYSMVKDHRTNVEVGNVQAVVDGELDSFIEAYLRKQLGA